From Euzebya rosea, one genomic window encodes:
- the glgX gene encoding glycogen debranching protein GlgX, whose amino-acid sequence MTATHDADPRTTTWPGRPYPLGVHWDGRGVNVAVFSEVAEAVEICLFGDGPQADQEVRIELPERTGFTWHAYLPGIAPGQRYGFRVHGPWAPRGGVLCNPAKLLIDPYARAIEGDITWNPACFGFDADDPMRPETTDSAPFVPKSIVVNPFFDWRDDRPPSRPWSETIIYETHVKGATARHPDVPRQLRGTYAGLASTAMVEHLVDLGVTAVQLQPVHHFLTDHFLWRKGLSQYWGYNSIGYLAPHAGYASQGRLGQQVYEFKAMVADLHAAGLEVILDVVYNHTGEADHRGPTVSLRGLDNPSYYRLDPEDPRRYVDYTGTGNSMNVQHPNVLQLIMDSLRYWVTEMHVDGFRFDLAATLARELHDVDRLSAFFDIIQQDPVISQAKLIAEPWDVGEGGYQVGNFPVGWTELNGKYRDTVRDWWHGDGVVGRLASRLSGSSDLYAHNGRRPYASINFITSHDGFTLADLVSYERKHNDANMDGGTSGEDHNRSANHGVEGPTDDPEILGLRARQQRNFLATLLLSQGVPMLLGGDEMGRTQHGNNNAYCIDSGLTHYDWLQAPQSGRLLDFTRRLIAVRRQHPVFRRRSYFTGEEDLHWLRPDGFVMHADDWHSDDCHALAFYLNGEEIPSRDERGRRTVDDSFLVLINAHGHGIDFVLPGHDYGHRWRTVIDTAQPDLLEVDAPVVDAGATLPRIDRSLLLLRRIVPAGPHPHRPLTESRR is encoded by the coding sequence ATGACCGCAACCCACGACGCAGACCCCCGCACGACGACCTGGCCCGGACGGCCGTACCCGCTCGGTGTGCACTGGGACGGGCGCGGCGTCAACGTCGCGGTCTTCTCGGAGGTGGCGGAGGCGGTCGAGATCTGCCTCTTCGGTGACGGGCCGCAGGCGGACCAGGAGGTCCGCATCGAGCTGCCCGAGCGGACCGGGTTCACCTGGCACGCCTACCTGCCGGGCATCGCGCCGGGGCAACGGTACGGCTTCCGGGTGCACGGCCCGTGGGCACCCCGCGGCGGGGTGCTGTGCAACCCGGCCAAGCTGCTGATCGACCCCTACGCGAGGGCGATCGAGGGGGACATCACGTGGAACCCGGCCTGCTTCGGGTTCGACGCCGACGACCCCATGCGCCCCGAGACGACCGACAGCGCGCCGTTCGTCCCGAAGTCCATCGTCGTCAACCCGTTCTTCGACTGGCGCGACGACCGACCGCCGTCCCGGCCGTGGTCGGAGACGATCATCTACGAAACCCATGTCAAGGGGGCGACTGCCCGGCATCCCGACGTGCCACGCCAGCTGCGCGGCACCTACGCGGGACTGGCCTCCACGGCGATGGTCGAACACCTCGTCGACCTCGGCGTGACCGCGGTGCAGCTGCAGCCCGTCCATCACTTCCTGACCGACCACTTCCTGTGGCGAAAGGGGTTGTCGCAGTACTGGGGCTACAACTCCATCGGCTACCTCGCCCCGCACGCCGGGTACGCCTCGCAGGGACGGCTCGGCCAGCAGGTGTACGAGTTCAAGGCCATGGTCGCCGACCTGCATGCCGCCGGCCTCGAGGTGATCCTCGACGTGGTCTACAACCACACCGGCGAGGCGGACCATCGAGGTCCGACCGTGTCGCTGCGGGGCCTCGACAACCCGTCGTACTACCGGCTGGACCCCGAGGACCCGCGGCGCTACGTCGACTACACGGGAACCGGCAACTCCATGAACGTGCAGCACCCCAACGTGCTGCAGCTCATCATGGACTCGCTGCGGTACTGGGTGACGGAGATGCACGTCGACGGGTTCCGCTTCGACCTGGCGGCGACCCTGGCCCGGGAGCTGCACGACGTCGACCGGCTGAGCGCCTTCTTCGACATCATCCAGCAGGACCCCGTCATCTCGCAGGCCAAGCTGATCGCCGAACCGTGGGACGTGGGGGAGGGCGGCTACCAGGTCGGCAACTTCCCGGTCGGCTGGACCGAGCTCAACGGCAAGTACCGCGACACCGTGCGGGACTGGTGGCACGGCGACGGGGTCGTCGGCCGGCTCGCCAGCCGCCTGTCGGGATCCTCCGACCTGTACGCCCACAACGGGCGGCGGCCGTACGCCTCGATCAACTTCATCACCTCCCACGACGGGTTCACGCTGGCGGACCTCGTCAGCTACGAGCGCAAGCACAACGACGCCAACATGGACGGTGGGACCAGCGGCGAGGACCACAACCGCTCGGCCAACCACGGCGTGGAGGGCCCGACCGACGACCCCGAGATCCTCGGCCTGCGCGCCCGTCAGCAACGCAACTTCCTGGCGACCCTCCTCCTCAGCCAGGGGGTGCCGATGCTGCTCGGTGGCGACGAGATGGGCCGGACCCAGCACGGCAACAACAACGCCTACTGCATCGACTCGGGACTGACCCACTACGACTGGCTGCAGGCGCCCCAGTCCGGCCGCTTGCTGGACTTCACCCGCCGGCTCATCGCGGTGCGTCGCCAGCATCCCGTGTTCCGTCGCCGGTCCTACTTCACCGGTGAGGAGGACCTGCACTGGCTGCGACCCGACGGGTTCGTGATGCACGCCGACGACTGGCACAGCGACGACTGCCATGCGCTGGCCTTCTACCTCAACGGGGAGGAGATCCCCAGCCGTGACGAGCGCGGCCGACGGACCGTCGACGACAGCTTCCTCGTGCTCATCAACGCCCACGGCCACGGCATCGACTTCGTGCTGCCCGGCCACGACTACGGCCACCGCTGGCGGACCGTCATCGACACCGCCCAGCCGGACCTGCTCGAGGTCGATGCCCCCGTGGTCGACGCCGGCGCCACGTTGCCCCGGATCGACCGTTCCCTCCTGCTGCTGCGTCGTATCGTGCCGGCCGGGCCCCACCCCCACCGACCCCTCACCGAATCGAGACGATGA
- a CDS encoding MFS transporter — MAAPPADDHPSTPDTGAPRVYGWLHPSVVVAAVFSAYAGFAQFSATAALPDIAAAFGTVTEGAEGSITAQAGLSGTVLGLGLGVIRLASLAALPLSRQADRHGRRVVLLATTAVALVLTAASAGMPTFWGFVALLALARPLMSATNAVAGVIASEEVATVDRSKAIALVTVGYGTGAGIPVVLRGITDGEIGFRTLFLIAVPLLLTLPLVSRLVTEPDRSARLVEADAATSKRLGRVPAELRGRLVLLCTLTFFVAFLTGPVNTYLFLYAEQVAGVSPGTLAVVIPFAAILGAAGLAIGVRLADRYGRIPTAMWTKVGLAACGVLTYSAGAWGALVGYVLSLFIGSSYAPAVGATAAEIFPTSIRATAAGWITACTTVGAVVGLLLFGWVADVSGSFSVASWVVSVPCAISMIGYRFLPETKGLELEESAPEVA; from the coding sequence GTGGCTGCCCCTCCTGCCGACGACCACCCGTCGACCCCCGACACCGGTGCTCCGCGTGTGTACGGCTGGCTGCACCCGTCGGTCGTGGTCGCCGCGGTGTTCAGCGCCTACGCCGGCTTCGCGCAGTTCTCGGCCACCGCCGCCCTGCCCGACATCGCGGCAGCCTTCGGCACCGTCACCGAGGGCGCGGAGGGCTCCATCACCGCGCAGGCCGGCCTGTCGGGCACGGTGCTCGGCCTGGGGCTGGGTGTCATCCGCCTGGCGTCCCTCGCCGCCCTCCCCCTGTCCCGCCAGGCCGACCGCCACGGGCGGCGTGTGGTCCTGCTGGCCACGACGGCTGTCGCGCTCGTCCTGACGGCGGCATCCGCGGGCATGCCGACGTTCTGGGGGTTCGTCGCCCTCCTGGCCCTCGCCCGGCCGCTGATGTCGGCCACGAACGCCGTCGCCGGCGTGATCGCCTCGGAGGAGGTCGCCACCGTCGACCGGTCCAAGGCCATCGCCCTCGTGACCGTCGGCTACGGCACCGGCGCCGGCATCCCCGTCGTGCTGCGGGGCATCACCGACGGCGAGATCGGCTTCCGGACCCTCTTCCTGATCGCCGTGCCGCTGCTGCTGACCCTGCCGCTCGTCTCCCGCCTGGTCACCGAACCCGACCGGTCGGCGCGGCTGGTCGAGGCCGACGCCGCCACCAGCAAGCGGCTGGGCCGTGTCCCCGCCGAGCTGCGTGGCCGGCTGGTGCTGCTGTGCACCCTCACGTTCTTCGTGGCGTTCCTGACCGGACCGGTCAACACCTACCTGTTCCTGTACGCCGAGCAGGTCGCCGGTGTCTCGCCGGGCACCCTCGCCGTGGTCATCCCGTTCGCGGCGATCCTCGGCGCGGCGGGCCTTGCGATCGGCGTGCGGCTGGCCGACCGGTACGGGCGCATCCCCACGGCGATGTGGACCAAGGTCGGGCTGGCCGCCTGCGGCGTGCTGACCTACTCCGCGGGCGCATGGGGTGCGCTGGTCGGCTACGTGCTCAGCCTCTTCATCGGATCGAGCTACGCCCCGGCGGTCGGTGCCACCGCCGCCGAGATCTTCCCGACGTCCATCCGCGCCACGGCGGCGGGCTGGATCACCGCCTGCACGACCGTCGGTGCGGTGGTCGGCCTGCTGCTGTTCGGGTGGGTCGCCGACGTGTCGGGGTCGTTCTCGGTCGCCTCGTGGGTGGTGTCGGTGCCCTGCGCGATCTCGATGATCGGCTACCGGTTCCTGCCCGAGACCAAGGGCCTGGAGCTGGAGGAGTCCGCACCGGAGGTCGCGTGA